A single Oryctolagus cuniculus chromosome 18, mOryCun1.1, whole genome shotgun sequence DNA region contains:
- the AKTIP gene encoding AKT-interacting protein isoform X3 → MSRRGSCTVHITCSLFSGKEARFFEYPCWALISKCEAFRGSHICLRSGEEASKWAAIWADAQQRGCLALAACEGEAPISKRKWGVAVSVALIFCCFSCSTLVVKQKLPGVYVQPSYRSALMWFGVIFIRHGLYQDGVFKFTVYIPDNYPDGDCPRLVFDIPVFHPLVDPTSGELDVKRAFAKWRRNHNHIWQVLMYARRVFYKIDTASPLNPEAAVLYEKDVQLFKSKVVDSVKVCTARLFDQPKIEDPYAISFSPWNPSIHDEAREKMLTQKKKPEEQHNKSVHVAGLSWVKPGSVQPFSKEEKAVAT, encoded by the exons atgTCCAGAAGGGGGAGTTGCACTGTTCACATCACCTGCAGCCTGTTTTCTGGGAAGGAAGCCCGGTTTTTTGAATATCCCTGTTGGGCTTTAATTTCTAAATGTGAGGCCTTTCGTGGCTCACACATTTGTCTGAGATCGGGTGAGGAAGCCAGTAAATGGGCAGCGATCTGGGCGGATGCTCAGCAGAGAGGATGCCTCGCACTGGCTGCCTGTGAGGGCGAGGCACCTATCAGCAAGCGGAAGTGGGGTGTGGCTGTGTCCGTCGCgctcattttctgctgcttctcttgTAGTACCCTGGTTGTGAAGCAGAAGCTACCGGGTGTCTATGTGCAGCCGTCTTACCGCTCTGCATTAA TGTGGTTTGGAGTGATATTCATCCGGCATGGACTTTACCAGGATGGCGTGTTTAAGTTTACAGTTTACATCCCTGATAACTATCCCGATGGTGACTGTCCG CGCCTGGTGTTTGATATTCCCGTCTTTCACCCACTAGTGGATCCCACCTCAGGAGAACTGGATGTGAAAAGAGCATTTGCAAAGTGGAG GCGGAACCATAACCACATCTGGCAAGTGTTAATGTATGCAAGGAGAGTTTTCTACAAGATTGATACAGCAAGCCCCTTAAATCCAGAGGCTGCAGTCCT GTATGAAAAAGATGTTcagctttttaaaagtaaagtggTTGACAGCGTTAAGGTGTGCACTGCTCGTTTGTTTGACCAACCTAAAATAGAAGACCCTTATGCAATTAG CTTTTCTCCATGGAATCCTTCTATACATGATGAAGCCAGAGAGAAGATGCTAACGCAGAAA AAGAAGCCTGAAGAACAGCACAATAAAAGTGTTCACGTTGCTGGCCTGTCGTGGGTAAAGCCTGGCTCAGTACAGCCTTTCAGTAAAGAAGAGAAAGCAGTAGCAACTTAG
- the AKTIP gene encoding AKT-interacting protein isoform X2: MLRTEALDDTHHWISLPGAHVMNPFWSMSASSVRKRSDGEEKTLTGDVKTSPPRTAPKKQLPSIPKNALPITKPTSPAPAAQSTNGTHASYGPFYLEYSLLAEFTLVVKQKLPGVYVQPSYRSALMWFGVIFIRHGLYQDGVFKFTVYIPDNYPDGDCPRLVFDIPVFHPLVDPTSGELDVKRAFAKWRRNHNHIWQVLMYARRVFYKIDTASPLNPEAAVLYEKDVQLFKSKVVDSVKVCTARLFDQPKIEDPYAISFSPWNPSIHDEAREKMLTQKKPEEQHNKSVHVAGLSWVKPGSVQPFSKEEKAVAT; encoded by the exons ATGCTGAGGACAGAAGCGTTGGATGACACGCACCACTGGATTTCTCTGCCTGGCGCACACGTTATGAACCCTTTCTGGAGCATGTCTGCAAGCTCCGTACGCAAA CGATCTGACGGTGAAGAGAAGACCTTAACAGGGGACGTGAAAACCAGTCCTCCACGAACTGCACCCAAAAAGCAGCTGCCTTCTATTCCCAAGAATGCTTTGCCCATAACCAAGCCCACATCTCCTGCCCCAGCAGCACAGTCAACAAACGGTACCCATGCTTCTTACGGACCCTTCTACCTGGAATACTCTCTTCTTGCAGAATT TACCCTGGTTGTGAAGCAGAAGCTACCGGGTGTCTATGTGCAGCCGTCTTACCGCTCTGCATTAA TGTGGTTTGGAGTGATATTCATCCGGCATGGACTTTACCAGGATGGCGTGTTTAAGTTTACAGTTTACATCCCTGATAACTATCCCGATGGTGACTGTCCG CGCCTGGTGTTTGATATTCCCGTCTTTCACCCACTAGTGGATCCCACCTCAGGAGAACTGGATGTGAAAAGAGCATTTGCAAAGTGGAG GCGGAACCATAACCACATCTGGCAAGTGTTAATGTATGCAAGGAGAGTTTTCTACAAGATTGATACAGCAAGCCCCTTAAATCCAGAGGCTGCAGTCCT GTATGAAAAAGATGTTcagctttttaaaagtaaagtggTTGACAGCGTTAAGGTGTGCACTGCTCGTTTGTTTGACCAACCTAAAATAGAAGACCCTTATGCAATTAG CTTTTCTCCATGGAATCCTTCTATACATGATGAAGCCAGAGAGAAGATGCTAACGCAGAAA AAGCCTGAAGAACAGCACAATAAAAGTGTTCACGTTGCTGGCCTGTCGTGGGTAAAGCCTGGCTCAGTACAGCCTTTCAGTAAAGAAGAGAAAGCAGTAGCAACTTAG
- the AKTIP gene encoding AKT-interacting protein isoform X1, translated as MLRTEALDDTHHWISLPGAHVMNPFWSMSASSVRKRSDGEEKTLTGDVKTSPPRTAPKKQLPSIPKNALPITKPTSPAPAAQSTNGTHASYGPFYLEYSLLAEFTLVVKQKLPGVYVQPSYRSALMWFGVIFIRHGLYQDGVFKFTVYIPDNYPDGDCPRLVFDIPVFHPLVDPTSGELDVKRAFAKWRRNHNHIWQVLMYARRVFYKIDTASPLNPEAAVLYEKDVQLFKSKVVDSVKVCTARLFDQPKIEDPYAISFSPWNPSIHDEAREKMLTQKKKPEEQHNKSVHVAGLSWVKPGSVQPFSKEEKAVAT; from the exons ATGCTGAGGACAGAAGCGTTGGATGACACGCACCACTGGATTTCTCTGCCTGGCGCACACGTTATGAACCCTTTCTGGAGCATGTCTGCAAGCTCCGTACGCAAA CGATCTGACGGTGAAGAGAAGACCTTAACAGGGGACGTGAAAACCAGTCCTCCACGAACTGCACCCAAAAAGCAGCTGCCTTCTATTCCCAAGAATGCTTTGCCCATAACCAAGCCCACATCTCCTGCCCCAGCAGCACAGTCAACAAACGGTACCCATGCTTCTTACGGACCCTTCTACCTGGAATACTCTCTTCTTGCAGAATT TACCCTGGTTGTGAAGCAGAAGCTACCGGGTGTCTATGTGCAGCCGTCTTACCGCTCTGCATTAA TGTGGTTTGGAGTGATATTCATCCGGCATGGACTTTACCAGGATGGCGTGTTTAAGTTTACAGTTTACATCCCTGATAACTATCCCGATGGTGACTGTCCG CGCCTGGTGTTTGATATTCCCGTCTTTCACCCACTAGTGGATCCCACCTCAGGAGAACTGGATGTGAAAAGAGCATTTGCAAAGTGGAG GCGGAACCATAACCACATCTGGCAAGTGTTAATGTATGCAAGGAGAGTTTTCTACAAGATTGATACAGCAAGCCCCTTAAATCCAGAGGCTGCAGTCCT GTATGAAAAAGATGTTcagctttttaaaagtaaagtggTTGACAGCGTTAAGGTGTGCACTGCTCGTTTGTTTGACCAACCTAAAATAGAAGACCCTTATGCAATTAG CTTTTCTCCATGGAATCCTTCTATACATGATGAAGCCAGAGAGAAGATGCTAACGCAGAAA AAGAAGCCTGAAGAACAGCACAATAAAAGTGTTCACGTTGCTGGCCTGTCGTGGGTAAAGCCTGGCTCAGTACAGCCTTTCAGTAAAGAAGAGAAAGCAGTAGCAACTTAG